The DNA sequence ACTCAGAATAAAGTTGTTCAGTTAAATTGTTGTTCCCATGCtctctgtttgttttttttttttttttgctagaaTTTAAAAAATGTCTTCATCACAACTCAGTTGCTATTATGAATTATTTTTGGTATTGATTTGTGAAAAATGCACAAATGTAGATATAGATGcaaatcaaaatgaagaaaatgtTGGTCAAGCTTCAAATTTGTCCTATGAAGATATAGATGCCGACTTTGAGATCACCCCTTTAATTTGATTTACTGATTGtgttattttagtattttgtattagtgactaatttattatctCTTTTAGCATCATTAGTTATGTCTAAAAATTGATACTTGATTGTTATTAATATGTTTGTGAAGATAggcattttaagttttaactttaattttaattttatttgtataattttaCAATTTTATGTAATTATGACTAGGTCAACCGGGTAAATCAGTGGCCCACCGGTAGAACTAGTGACCCAGTGACCTGGTTGTATGACCGTGTCAATTACTGATTCAGTTCTGATAACTAATTCTCAGGGACTTCCCTTCTCACGGTCTTTGGGAGCAAAGCggaaaggaaaaggaaagtagatagagagagaggaagaatgtTAACATAACAGTAAGTGTGAAATGCTCGGAAAGAGTTATGCAGAAACTGCTGCGCCCAACTTATTGTTCAGCccccatcctctctctctctgtggGAGGCACGGCGACATCCACAGGGACTCTGACTCTCCCTAGCTCCTCTACTCCCATTACTACTCTCcctttctctttttctatctctctGTCTCTATCCTCGTCGCCACACAAATACATAGCAATGGCAACTGCTGCGCCTTCATTTGCATCTTCACTGGTGAGCCTGCCCCCCACCACTTCCGCCTCTTGCTCTGCTAGCAAGTCTTTCCCTCTGTGCACTCTGCCGTCTTCCTTTTTATCCGCCATGCCAAGGTGTCTCTCTCTAACCCACAAACACACTGCCGCTAGGGCACCCATCCACCGCCTTCCGTGGCTGCTCCCTCGCTGTGCCTCCTTCTATTCCGCCTCCGAGGGAGAGGGAGAAGACACAAAGGAGCACAAGCCCGTTAGTCCAAGACTCAACCGGAGGCAGAGGGCTTATTCTTCTTCCTCACCCATTCTGCCAAATCCTGATTTGTTGGCTATTCCCGGTGTCGGTCCCAGAAATTTGAGGAAGCTAGTTCAGAAAGGCATTGCTGGTGTTGCTCAGCTCAAACAACTATACAAAGATAAGGTATTTCACtacttccttctttttctttttctctcccttATGATATTTTGTATTTCTAATTTCTGATTTCTGTACCCTTTAGAATATTTCATTCAATTTGGGCCCTtctagaaaaagtaaaaaaacaatCTTGAAATTTGCTTCGCTGAGGATGATAGTATAGAATAAGTACTtatgatggttggagcatccCCATATGGCAATATACATCTGAAATCCAATCACTTTATGGTAAAGTTTTGTAGTTTCTGTACTAAGTACTGAAGCGTTATATATGCTTGTGACATTAAATTTGGCTAATTGCTTCCCCGGAAAATGTTgacaattttctttgttttcttgggtAATATGCTGCAGTTTTTTGGGAAATCTAGTGATAAGATGGTTGAGTATCTGCAGAGTTCTGTTGGAATAATCCACAAGAACCATGCTGAAAGTATAACTACTTTCATTAAAAAGAGTGTTGATGAAGAGTTGGAAGACAATTCCTCCTCGGCTGCTGTGCAGGCTCTGCAGAAGAAACGCCTTACATTCTGTGTTGAGGGTAATATCAGTGTTGGCAAGACAACGTTCCTTCAGAGAATAGCTAATGAAACTATTGAACTGCGTGATCTTGTTGAGGTAGTTCCTGAACCTATTAGCAAGTGGCAGGATGTAGGACCAGATCACTTCAATATTTTGGATGCCTTTTATGCGGAGCCACAAAGGTATGCCTACACCTTTCAGAACTATGTATTTGTTACGAGGGTCATGCAGGAAAGAGAGTCATCTGGTGGAATCAAGCCTCTTAGATTGATGGAGAGGAGTGTTTTCAGTGACAGGATGGTGAGTACTCATTACCTCTTTAagtattctctttattttcttgttctttcaggctttttttttttgttgatggtATTTTAGTGTTCTTCTGTTTTTTGGAAGTCAGCTATTTGGTTTAATTCAAGAATGTAATCCTGTTTTTAGATTTTAAGGGCTTATGCATTTTAGGGTTTATGCATTTTAGTGTTCTTCCAGTTTTTGGAAGTCAGCTATTTGGTTTAATTCAAGAATGTAATCCTGTTTTTAGATTTTAAGGGCTTATGCATTTTTACCCTTACTGTGAATTAAAGGTTTTTGTACGAGCTGTGCATGAAGCCAATTGGATGAATGAAATGGAGATCAGTATCTATGACTCATGGTTTGACCCTGTTGTCTCCTCCTTGCCTGGCCTTATTCCAGATGGTTTTATCTATCTTAGGGCAAGTCCTGATACTTGCCATAAGAGAATGAAGTTAAGGAAGAGAGCAGAGGAAGGTGGAGTCTCTCTGGACTATCTCCGTGACCTACATGAAAAGCATGAAAGCTGGTTATTCCCCTTCCAAAGTGGCAATCATGGAATATTATCAGTCAATAAGCTTCCCCAACATGTTGATAACTCCTTGCACCCTGAAATTAGAGACCGTGTATTCTATCTAGAGGGTGATCACATGCACTCAAGCATTCAGAAGGTACCATACTTAATGGAATCCATGCCTGAGTTTGTGATTCGTTATAATAGGCTGGTTTAATTGTTTTCTGTGCAACCAGGTTCCTGCATTGGTTCTGGACTGTGAACCCAATATTGATTTCAGCAAAGATGTTGAAGCAAAGAGGCAGTAAGATAATCGTATCTTATTCAGTTATTCTAGTATTTATTTAGATTTCTGTAACATGGACTAATCTTATGTCACACCACTTGTATTATATTGGGACCCGTTTCACCATTGcatttttttctattcttatttGTTTAACTATTTTAATAGAACTATTGTTAGTTCAATGTTGCTAATTCTAGAACCATTCTTGAATGGGTCAACCTTTTTGATTGGCTGCATTACCGGTTTTGTATTTGTTCACatatcttcattcttcatttgGAAATCCTTGACGTTAAGTTTCGCTGGTCATTTTAGTGGCTTTGGTGTGTGGAATGTTGCATTTTCTTTAATATACTGCGAGAGTGAATCCCTAGTTAACCAAGAAAGGTATCTGTGATTCTTTATGGCAAATGGTGAATGGTTAGGAAGAAGACTTACGTAAAAGAATATACTGTACTAGTCTATGATCCTAATGTgttataatttgtttattttgctttgggggCAGGTATGCACGGCAAGTTGCTGAATTCTTTGAGTTTGTTAAGAAAAAGAATGAAGTTTCATCCAAGGAAGGTACGCGAGGTAAGCAAAATGGTGAAGCTGAAGCAGATGTGCTGATGCCCCATGAAGGTGCTCTGTGGCTTCCAGATGGAAAGCCTTTTCCACAGGGCGCGCACACACCGTTGGACTTCAGGAGAGCGATGTCATTCATGTCTGGCTAGTGAGTAGTGATGGATTAACCTTTTGAGGTCCAAGATATACTAACCAGTACCACATATGTGCGTGGTGTTTCTGTTTCATGTAAAGATTTTAACTCCGAACCTTGACTGATGTAGGGATGGTTGTAGCTAGAAGTAGTTTTTATGGTCTCAAATGCTTTGCTAATATACGGCTTGGTGCAGATTGTATGTGTTTCTTCGATTATGAAGTTGGTCGTTATGATGTATCATTTTCTTGAGCTTATTGTTTAAGTTTTTCTTGCTCCTTGTGTTTTTTAATTATCTGTTCTCTGAAATCCTGATTGTTACATAACTTTGTCGAAATGGCGTGGTTTGTTCGAATTTTGGAAACATGCCGGTTTGGCGAAAGGGTTCGTTACTTAACTCTTCACACCCACGTGAGGTAATTTGTTCTTTCACCCTAACCTACTCTTGGGTgaaaaaactttttaaaactCTATCCTATCTTACAAAGTGGATGTTACAATACTCGCTAAATGTTTGGAGTTTTGAAACTCCTTTACATTATTAATATTGTAATGTGTATTTAGTATAGTATTCTAATACATATTCTATTAATAGAgcttttattatatattgataacACCATCCAACAATTAATGctaacaaattatattttttttaaaaattaatactaacataaaattatacttttaaataaaaatcataaaataatcataaaatattaaTCTTCCATCTTTACTTATTGAGCaacgattttttttaaattagtgttttattagtgttaatttgtttattgaaataaaatttaaaaattattgtttccataacaatttttttatttttatcttttaagatttattttgttttagaatttCATAAACTCATTACAGTAGATCttactaatatatttttatttttatttaatataattttgttcatataatttaaaatttaaaattataaaatttttaaattaaaatttaaataaatataatttaattaataacttaattttaatttaataaaaataaacgtattcctattattatatttatatgattaattatatttattcgatttaaaaaaaataactatttaaaattattaattataaattaaaaaattaatatactcaTATTATTTTTAGTACAATTACGTTTATAATACTCTCTAATAATTTGGTGAATCAACAGTATATaaagtttttaattatttaataaattaatactccatatatttttatttttaaattagttttttgcaattaaaatttctattattttttttatatttattttacctcttctgtttgaaattaaaaaattctttatatttattttatctcatagctctctttttcaaatttcacttCTAACCAAATCTATCACCGCTGTTTACCACTGTCACCGGTGTCTTGTTCGACGTTAGATGTCATTCATCattttctattcttctattcttgaTATGTTTTTAAACTATCTTCAAATTTTGTCTCTATTTTAATTATTCCggtattctattttaaaatagtGTAAGAAATCAATTGAAAACTTTTAAACTATAAATACTTAACtacaaatttagtaaaattataaaagctGACAAAGtgatttaaccttaaactgaataCTAAATAATGTATTTGGATCTATTAAAACCAAATACaaatttcttcttttaaattaataaaacagCCTTGATTATATAACtagtatttttgtcattttaaaaTGATCTAAAAATGTAtcgtaattttttaaaattaaatttaaattttaatattataatttaattaaaaaacaataatcttaaaaggatatttagtcttttcaagattaattttaaatagtatattttcatttttttaatatctaggacaaattctaatttttaaaccATTTGAAAAGACcattaatactaaataaatattttagacttttaaattttaatgttattctttaaaaagagtatttttatcgttttaaaatataatataaatttttaatttttaaaataattaaataactctaatcttaaaaaaacattttactatttttgtctttttaaattttattacaaatttattttactttttttgaaattaaattaaattttctgttacttttaaatgatattttaatcTTCTCATatcaattctaaaaaaatattcgtctttttatttttttttta is a window from the Arachis hypogaea cultivar Tifrunner chromosome 1, arahy.Tifrunner.gnm2.J5K5, whole genome shotgun sequence genome containing:
- the LOC112798214 gene encoding uncharacterized protein → MQKLLRPTYCSAPILSLSVGGTATSTGTLTLPSSSTPITTLPFSFSISLSLSSSPHKYIAMATAAPSFASSLVSLPPTTSASCSASKSFPLCTLPSSFLSAMPRCLSLTHKHTAARAPIHRLPWLLPRCASFYSASEGEGEDTKEHKPVSPRLNRRQRAYSSSSPILPNPDLLAIPGVGPRNLRKLVQKGIAGVAQLKQLYKDKFFGKSSDKMVEYLQSSVGIIHKNHAESITTFIKKSVDEELEDNSSSAAVQALQKKRLTFCVEGNISVGKTTFLQRIANETIELRDLVEVVPEPISKWQDVGPDHFNILDAFYAEPQRYAYTFQNYVFVTRVMQERESSGGIKPLRLMERSVFSDRMVFVRAVHEANWMNEMEISIYDSWFDPVVSSLPGLIPDGFIYLRASPDTCHKRMKLRKRAEEGGVSLDYLRDLHEKHESWLFPFQSGNHGILSVNKLPQHVDNSLHPEIRDRVFYLEGDHMHSSIQKVPALVLDCEPNIDFSKDVEAKRQYARQVAEFFEFVKKKNEVSSKEGTRGKQNGEAEADVLMPHEGALWLPDGKPFPQGAHTPLDFRRAMSFMSG